The proteins below come from a single Conger conger chromosome 10, fConCon1.1, whole genome shotgun sequence genomic window:
- the wdr6 gene encoding WD repeat-containing protein 6, with translation MTDRRSDTVMESVMLVAPVTALEFLGEDYLLAGEGPVLSVYSLGVRPHACVSLTALRNQRVHGVRPDPWPPWRWSGGVRGAVLAVFGGKAVRVVGFKESGDGAPCLQALGPIQELQDWVRDVRWLRGAAPLLAVALAHNAVLLLEAGTGRSSALRSCQEGCLLYSALLLGQRWDHMVVVGGTVFNQLVMWRPGGGGAEGRGQPGRGAERRAPVERRLSGHSGVIFSLAYQRQRGWLASASDDRSVRLWGVGPLGGAAGCGAPAPACLRVLYGHQARVFAVRLSPGRVFSGGEDGACLQWDWESGTVRRSLKGHRAGGVRALALSEGGEGRGRWVATGGADGGVRLWRVREEEGDEEEEGEEGEGVPETRALVDLGFAGRGCPKVVRVVGPGGWRHGGVVLSTDQGEVYLWEEAGGWRLVWAGGPEFQSYNVMEVLNTGGVTGCGAGLCAVGSLKGALCVFPLAQPGAQVRLSAGQGKVHSVLWAGPDGEQAYLLASGAEGRVHRWCLGVESDGRGLAVSATPLPSLLLPSCAKRWLTAVTFLPRPEGALWFCGDRRGSLLLYRDRRDGDGAGDETQEKGEERDRQPAKREKEGEMDDRGPEEDEKDKRKGEEGEAGVLQPVGTLFGVHGKQGVTWVCEHQGALFSCGRDGSVRELRVEHGSRLEVLRAERACRGMDWVERVLFLGAEEGREAERMAVLGFHSVFFEMWDPARQERLLSVACGGGHRSWSYCPRSGTLVFVKQGSVLATPASRDPRGPDGWGLKPGVHGRGVGCVCRLGRAGPWEVLASGGEDTTLSVLALRPASGDVAVLSVITDHISSVRALAAVPRTDGQTDGREDSLSALLVSAGGRAQLQCYRLLIGGGSQLGPPTCQVIQVASHRLDEQWERRRNRHKTVKMDPETRYMSLAVLHDGTAEVLLAVACSDGAVRVFSVSEAEGKVQLLWESFHHQRCVLSVAPCCLEDPLGNRRLFVFSGATDGSVALWDMSTLPAWRASSTADLTWNGPASPCFTATAHQSGVNSLAVWEELWGEAGREKEEGAEPGEQEAAWMTVASGGDDGQLSVANIRLQFHQREVEGGVVSVQMLSRSTVPLAHAAPLTALQHLGPGLLVSTSPDQRVCLWQLSSPAPHLHGPSPHQHGSSPHLHGPAPHQHGSSPPRHGPAPHQHGPAPHQHGPAPHQHGPAPHQHGPAPHQHGSSPPRHGPAPHQHGSSPPRHGPAPHQHGPAPHQHGPAPHQHGSSPPRHGPAPHQHGPAPHQHGRAPHLQGPAPQDSDPAPQQLGALFSHVADAAGMVAWTGGGAWTEEGGVWTEEGGVWAVVCGQGLQLLRIRGENGGMTKE, from the exons ATGACTGACAGGAGGAGTGACACAGTAATGGAGTCGGTAATGCTGGTGGCCCCTGTCACAGCCCTGGAGTTCCTGGGGGAGGACTACCTACTGGCTG GCGAGGGCCCGGTCCTGTCCGTCTACAGCCTCGGGGTGCGGCCGCACGCCTGCGTCTCCCTGACCGCGCTCCGGAACCAGCGCGTCCACGGCGTCCGCCCGGATCCATGGC ccCCATGGCGATGGTCTGGGGGGGTCAGGGGCGCGGtgctggctgtgtttggggggaAAGCGGTGAGGGTGGTGGGCTTTAAGGAGTCGGGGGACGGGGCCCCCTGCCTCCAGGCCCTGGGGCCCATACAGGAGTTGCAGGACTGGGTGCGTGACGTGCGCTGGCTCCGGGGCGCAGCGCCCCTCCTGGCCGTGGCCCTGGCCCACAATGCCGTGCTCCTGCTGGAGGCGGGGACGGGGCGGAGCTCAGCGCTGCGCTCCTGCCAGGAGGGCTGCCTGCTGTACTCGGCTCTGTTGCTGGGGCAACGGTGGGATCACATGGTTGTTGTTGGCGGGACGGTCTTCAACCAGCTGGTGATGTGGAGGcccggagggggaggggcagaggggcggggccagccgGGGCGGGGGGCCGAGCGGAGGGCTCCGGTGGAGCGGCGTCTGTCGGGTCACAGCGGGGTCATCTTCAGCCTGGCGTACCAGCGGCAGAGGGGCTGGCTGGCCTCGGCGTCTGACGACCGCAGCGTGCggctgtggggggtggggcCCCTGGGCGGGGCCGCGGGCTGTGGGGCCCCCGCCCCGGCCTGCCTGCGGGTGCTGTACGGGCACCAGGCCCGCGTTTTCGCCGTGCGCCTCTCCCCCGGCCGGGTGTTCAGCGGGGGGGAGGACGGGGCCTGTCTGCAGTGGGACTGGGAGAGTGGGACGGTGCGGCGATCCCTAAAGGGCCACAGGGCCGGGGGGGTGCGGGCCCTGGCCCTCAgcgaggggggggaggggcgggggaggtgGGTGGCCACCGGCGGGGCGGATGGGGGGGTCCGGCTCTGGAGGGTgcgggaggaagagggggatgaggaggaggagggagaggagggagagggggtccCTGAGACCCGCGCTCTGGTGGACCTGGGTTTCGCCGGCCGAGGTTGCCCCAAGGTGGTGCGTGTGGTGGGGCCGGGGGGCTGGAGGCACGGCGGGGTGGTGCTGAGCACGGACCAGGGGGAGGTGTACCTGTGGGAGGAGGCGGGAGGCTGGAGGCTGGTGTGGGCCGGGGGCCCGGAGTTCCAGTCCTACAATGTGATGGAGGTGCTGAATACGGGCGGGGTCACAGGGtgcggggcggggctgtgtgctgtgggcagcctgaagggggcgctgtgtgtgttCCCCCTGGCTCAGCCCGGCGCTCAGGTACGCCTCTCAGCGGGCCAGGGGAAGGTGCACAGCGTGCTGTGGGCAGGGCCTGACGGGGAGCAGGCCTATCTGCTGGCCTCAGGTGCGGAGGGGCGGGTGCATCGCTGGTGCCTGGGGGTGGAGTCTGACGGGCGGGGCCTGGCCGTTAGtgccacacccctcccctccctcctcctgccctcctgcgcTAAACGCTGGCTCACTGCCGTGACCTTCCTACCCcggccagagggggcgctgtggttCTGCGGAGACAGGAGGGGCTCCCTCCTGCTCTACCGAGACCGGCGAGACGGAGACGGAGCGGGGGATGAGACACAGgagaagggggaagagagagacagacagccagctaagagagagaaagagggagagatggatgacagagggccagaggaggatgaaaaagataaaagaaaGGGAGAAGAAGGAGAGGCAGGAGTGCTGCAGCCGGTTGGGACTCTGTTTGGGGTGCACGGGAAGCAGGGCGTGACGTGGGTGTGTGagcaccagggggcgctgttcagCTGCGGGAGGGACGGCTCCGTTCGGGAGCTGAGGGTGGAGCACGGGAGCAGACTGGAGGTCCTGAGGGCGGAGCGGGCCTGCAGGGGGATGGACTGGGTGGAGAGGGTCCTGTTCCTGGGAGCGGAGGAGGGCCGGGAGGCCGAGCGGATGGCGGTTCTGGGATTCCACTCTGTGTTTTTCGAGATGTGGGACCCCGCCCGGCAGGAGCGGCTGCTCTCGGTGGCCTGTGGGGGCGGCCACCGGTCCTGGAGTTACTGCCCCCGCTCCGGGACCCTGGTGTTCGTGAAGCAGGGCTCGGTGCTGGCCACGCCGGCCTCCCGGGACCCACGGGGGCCGGACGGTTGGGGCCTGAAGCCGGGCGTTCACGGCCGGGGCGTGGGCTGCGTGTGCCGCCTGGGCCGGGCGGGGCCCTGGGAGGTGTTGGCGAGCGGGGGAGAGGACACCACCCTGAGCGTGCTGGCGCTGCGGCCAGCCAGCGGAGACGTGGCGGTGCTGTCCGTCATCACGGACCACATCTCCAGCGTGCGGGCCCTCGCCGCTGTCCCCCGCACGGACGGCCAGACTGACGGACGGGAGGACTCCCTCTCCGCCCTGCTGGTTTCGGCCGGGGGCAGGGCTCAGCTGCAGTGCTACCGGCTGCTGATTGGTGGGGGCTCGCAGCTCGGCCCGCCCACCTGTCAGGTGATCCAGGTGGCCAGCCACCGATTGGACGAGCAGTGGGAAAGAAGGCGGAACCGGCACAAGACTGTGAAAATGGACCCTGAGACCAG GTACATGTCCTTGGCAGTGCTGCATGATGGGACAGCGGAGGTCCTCCTGGCTGTTGCCTGTAGTGATGGTGCTGTGAG AGTTTTCTCTGTGAGTGAAGCGGAGGGCAAGGTCCAGCTGCTTTGGGAGAGCTTCCATCACCAGCGGTGTGTGCTCAGCGTCGCcccctgctgcctggaggaccCCCTGGGCAATCG gaggcTGTTTGTGTTCAGCGGGGCTACAGATGGaagtgttgcattgtgggatatgagCACACTCCCAGCCTGGAGAGCCAGTTCCACTGCTGACCTCACCTGGAACG GTCCTGCCAGTCCCTGCTTTACAGCGACAGCCCATCAGAGTGGGGTGAACAGTCTGGCTgtgtgggaggagctttggggGGAGGCGGGGCGTGAGAAGGAAGAGGGGGCGGAGCCTGGGGAGCAGGAAGCAGCCTGGATGACCGTGGCAAGCGGAGGGGATGACGGGCAGCTGTCCGTGGCTAACATTAGGCTGCAGTTCCACCAGCGGGAGGTAGAGGGCGGTGTTGTATCCGTGCAGATGCTGTCACGGTCCACTGTGCCCCTGGCTCACGCTGCCCCGCTAACTGCTCTTCAACATCTGGGTCCTGGCCTGCTGGTCTCCACCTCCCCCGACCAACGCGTGTGTCTCTGGCAGCTAAgcagccccgcccctcacctACACGGACCTTCCCCACACCAGCATGGCTCCTCCCCTCACCTACATGGACCTGCCCCACACCAGCATGGCTCCTCCCCTCCCCGACACGGACCTGCCCCACATCAGCACGGACCCGCCCCTCACCAACACGGACCTGCCCCACACCAGCACGGACCCGCCCCTCACCAACACGGACCTGCCCCACACCAGCATGGCTCCTCCCCTCCCCGACACGGACCTGCCCCACACCAGCATGGCTCCTCCCCTCCCCGACACGGACCTGCCCCACACCAGCACGGACCCGCCCCTCACCAACACGGACCTGCCCCACACCAGCATGGCTCCTCCCCTCCCCGACACGGACCTGCCCCACACCAGCATGGACCCGCCCCTCACCAGCACGGACGTGCCCCTCACCTACAGGGCCCCGCCCCACAGGATTCAGACCCCGCCCCTCAGCAGTTGGGCGCACTGTTCTCGCACGTGGCCGATGCAGCAGGCATGGTGGCTTGGACTGGGGGCGGAGCCTGGACAGAGGAGGGCGGAGTCTGGACAGAGGAGGGCGGAGTCTGGGCGGTGGTTTGCGGTCAGGGGCTACAGCTGCTGCGAATCAGAGGAGAGAATGGGGGGATGACgaaggagtga